One genomic segment of Mangifera indica cultivar Alphonso chromosome 6, CATAS_Mindica_2.1, whole genome shotgun sequence includes these proteins:
- the LOC123218443 gene encoding ethylene-responsive transcription factor ERF003-like: MARPQQRFRGVRQRQWGSWVSEIRHPLLKTRIWLGTFETAEDAAKAYDEAARLMCGPQARTNFPYNPNDSQSSSSKLLSATLVAKLHKCHMASLQLNKKNLKKEQHHQPEHAPLAGKTIDTSPEWPETNWGGAGEAHMNQSSQLEEDHIEQMIQELLDHGSIELCCSDNST, from the exons ATGGCTAGACCACAACAACGCTTCCGTGGCGTCCGTCAAAGGCAGTGGGGCTCTTGGGTCTCCGAAATCCGCCACCCTCTACT GAAGACTAGAATATGGCTGGGCACATTCGAAACGGCGGAAGATGCGGCAAAAGCATACGATGAAGCGGCAAGATTGATGTGTGGGCCACAAGCACGAACAAATTTTCCATACAATCCAAACGACTCACAATCTTCATCATCAAAGCTTCTCTCAGCAACTTTGGTAGCTAAATTACATAAATGTCACATGGCATCCCTCCAACTGAACAAAAAAAACCTGAAAAAAGAGCAACACCATCAGCCAGAACATGCACCATTAGCCGGAAAAACCATCGACACCAGCCCCGAATGGCCGGAGACGAACTGGGGTGGCGCCGGAGAAGCCCACATGAATCAAAGTTCTCAACTTGAAGAAGATCACATAGAACAAATGATACAAGAGTTGCTTGACCATGGATCCATTGAACTATGTTGCAGTGACAATtcaacataa
- the LOC123218476 gene encoding ATPase 9, plasma membrane-type: MADKGTSLEEIKKENVDLERIPVDEVFEQLKCSREGLTNEEGQKRLQIFGPNKLEEKEESKILKFLGFMWNPLSWVMEFAAIMAIVLANGGGQPPDWQDFVGIVVLLFINSTISFIEENNAGNAAAALMAGLAPKTKVLRDGTWTEQEASILVPGDVISIKLGDIVPADARLLEGDPLKIDQAALTGESLPVNKNPGDEVFSGSTCKQGEIQAVVIATGVHTFFGKAAHLVDSTNQQGHFQKVLTSIGNFCICSIAIGMVIEIVVMYPIQNRPYRSGIDNLLVLLIGGIPIAMPTVLSVTMAIGSHRLSHQGAITKRMTAIEEMAGMDVLCSDKTGTLTLNKLTVDKSMVEVFVKEIDKDTMILYAARASRVENQDAIDTCIVGMLGDPKEARAGITEVHFLPFNPVEKRTAITYIDSDGNWHRISKGAPEQIIELCNLREDVSKKAHAIIGKFADRGLRSLAVARQTVPEKTKESTGTPWQFLGLLPLFDPPRHDSAETIRRALDLGVNVKMITGDQLAIAKETGRRLGMGTNMYPSSALLGDNKDDSMAGLPVEELIEKADGFAGVFPEHKYEIVKKLQEKKHICGMTGDGVNDAPALKRADIGIAVDDATDAARGASDIVLTEPGLSVIVHAVLTSRAIFQRMKNYTIYAVSLTIRIVLGFMLLALIWKFDFSPFMVLVIAILNDGTIMTISKDRVKPSPLPDSWKLKEIFTTGIFLGSYLAVMTVIFFWAAYSSTFFTDKFGVRPINKNYHELTSAVYLQVSIVSQALIFVTRSRSWSFMERPGLLLVTAFFIAQLLATLIAVYANFGFAKIHGIGWGWAGVIWLYSIVTYFPLDVIKFLVRFIINGRPWDTLLQKKTAFTTKKDYGKGEREAQWALAQRTLHGLQPPEPERGYRELSEIAEQAKRRAEVARLRELHTLKGHVESVVKLKGLDIDTIQQHYTV; this comes from the exons ATGGCGGATAAGGGAACCAGCCTAGaggaaataaagaaagagaatgtCGACCTT GAGCGCATACCGGTTGATGAAGTATTTGAACAACTGAAATGCTCAAGAGAAGGTTTGACAAACGAGGAAGGACAGAAGAGGCTCCAAATCTTTGGTCCAAATAAACTAGAAGAGAAAGAG GAAAGCAAGATTctgaaatttttgggttttatgtGGAATCCTCTCTCATGGGTCATGGAGTTTGCTGCTATCATGGCTATTGTTTTGGCTAATGGAGGg GGACAGCCCCCGGACTGGCAGGACTTCGTTGGTATTGTGGTATTGCTTTTCATCAATTCTACTATAAGCTTCATAGAAGAAAACAATGCCGGCAATGCCGCAGCCGCCCTTATGGCGGGCCTTGCTCCCAAAACCAAG GTGTTGAGAGATGGAACATGGACTGAGCAAGAGGCTTCAATTTTAGTCCCTGGAGATGTGATCAGCATCAAGTTGGGAGATATTGTTCCGGCAGACGCTCGTCTATTGGAGGGCGACCCGCTCAAGATTGATCAGGCTGCACTGACTGGCGAGTCTTTGCCTGTAAATAAGAATCCTGGTGACGAAGTCTTCTCTGGGTCTACTTGCAAGCAGGGTGAGATTCAGGCGGTTGTCATAGCCACCGGTGTCCACACTTTCTTTGGTAAGGCTGCTCATCTTGTTGACAGCACTAATCAACAAGGGCACTTCCAAAAG GTGTTGACATCCATTGGAAACTTCTGCATATGCTCCATTGCAATAGGGATGGTTATAGAGATAGTGGTGATGTACCCAATTCAGAACAGGCCATACAGAAGTGGAATTGATAATCTTTTGGTGCTTCTCATTGGAGGGATTCCAATTGCCATGCCAACAGTATTGTCTGTGACAATGGCCATTGGCTCACACCGCCTTTCACATCAAGGTGCTATCACAAAGAGGATGACAGCCATTGAAGAGATGGCTGGAATGGATGTCCTTTGCAGTGACAAGACTGGGACTCTTACTCTCAATAAGCTTACAGTAGATAAGAGCATGGTTGAG GTATTTGTTAAGGAGATCGACAAGGACACCATGATTTTGTATGCAGCTAGAGCCTCTAGAGTTGAAAATCAGGATGCTATTGATACTTGTATTGTTGGAATGCTGGGAGACCCCAAAGAG GCTAGAGCTGGTATCACGGAGGTGCATTTCTTGCCATTTAATCCAGTGGAAAAGCGTACAGCCATAACATACATTGATTCCGATGGAAATTGGCACAGAATAAGCAAAGGTGCACCGGAGCAG ATCATTGAGCTGTGCAATCTTCGTGAAGATGTAAGCAAGAAAGCTCACGCTATCATTGGTAAGTTTGCGGATCGTGGACTTCGATCACTTGCAGTTGCTAGACAA ACAGTTCCAGAGAAAACCAAAGAGAGCACAGGAACTCCCTGGCAATTTTTGGGCCTCTTGCCTCTCTTTGATCCTCCAAGGCACGATAGTGCAGAGACCATTCGTCGTGCCCTCGATCTTGGTGTCAATGTCAAGATGATCACTGGTGACCAGCTTGCCATTGCCAAGGAGACTGGTCGCAGGCTTGGTATGGGAACCAATATGTATCCATCTTCAGCCCTCCTCGGTGATAACAAGGATGACTCTATGGCCGGACTACCAGTTGAAGAGCTTATCGAGAAGGCAGATGGCTTTGCTGGAGTGTTTCCAG AACACAAATATGAGATTGTGAAGAAGCTACAAGAAAAGAAGCATATCTGTGGAATGACTGGAGATGGCGTGAATGATGCTCCGGCCTTAAAAAGAGCAGACATCGGCATTGCAGTTGATGATGCTACTGATGCAGCTCGGGGTGCATCCGATATTGTGCTAACAGAGCCAGGCTTGAGTGTAATTGTGCATGCTGTCTTAACAAGCAGAGCCATTTTCCAGAGAATGAAAAATTACACCATCTATGCAGTGTCTTTAACCATACGTATTGTGCTGGGTTTTATGCTCCTAGCTCTTATCTGGAAGTTCGATTTCTCACCATTCATGGTTCTAGTCATTGCCATACTCAACGACGGAACCATCATGACCATTTCTAAAGACAGAGTGAAGCCATCTCCTCTCCCAGACTCATGGAAGCTCAAGGAGATCTTTACTACTGGCATATTCCTCGGCAGCTACCTTGCTGTCATGACTGTCATATTCTTCTGGGCTGCTTACAGTTCAACCTTCTTCACA gATAAGTTCGGAGTGAGACCTATAAATAAGAACTACCATGAGCTCACATCAGCAGTCTACCTCCAAGTAAGTATTGTGAGTCAAGCACTGATCTTTGTCACCCGGTCCCGGAGCTGGTCTTTCATGGAACGCCCGGGTCTTCTACTTGTCACTGCCTTCTTTATCGCACAACTG TTGGCTACACTCATAGCTGTATATGCAAATTTTGGCTTTGCAAAAATTCATGGTATTGGCTGGGGATGGGCTGGAGTTATATGGCTCTACAGCATTGTCACCTATTTTCCATTGGATGTTATCAAATTCCTGGTTAGATTTATCATAAACGGCAGGCCCTGGGATACCCTCCTCCAGAAGAAG ACTGCTTTCACAACAAAGAAGGATTACGGTAAGGGAGAACGAGAGGCACAATGGGCTCTGGCGCAACGTACCCTCCATGGACTGCAGCCTCCTGAACCTGAAAGGGGCTATAGGGAGTTGTCCGAGATTGCAGAGCAGGCGAAGAGGCGTGCCGAAGTTGCCAG GCTAAGAGAACTTCACACACTCAAAGGGCATGTTGAGTCTGTGGTGAAACTGAAGGGACTTGACATTGATACCATTCAACAGCACTACACTGTTTAA
- the LOC123217868 gene encoding ribonuclease 3-like protein 1 isoform X2, which produces MEKRSYNPQKIKLDLKHVPPLDPSIITPSSKVKYEKHRPNSGVFAPRVVKAWPKEGAKVAEFDDASKLRQNLKVGGASFCSTKCIDPNSTKNNIHGKNIESSTGNEKRLSESKSEDAPVKVSAKSQLHEVCAAKNWKPPLFECFKEEGPDHFKLFTYKVTFVIESSKTFLESFSAPQPTKKTAAEHAAEGALWYLNHLGYFPIQK; this is translated from the exons ATGGAAAAGAGAAGCTACAacccacaaaaaataaaactcgaTCTGAAACATGTTCCTCCTCTAGATCCTTCAATCATCACCCCATCATCCAAG GTTAAGTATGAGAAACACAGACCAAATTCAGGAGTTTTTGCGCCTCGAGTGGTAAAGGCTTGGCCTAAAGAGGGAGCGAAAGTTGCTGAATTTGACGATGCCTCAAAACTACGGCAAAATTTGAAGGTTGGAGGTGCAAGTTTTTGTTCTACAAAGTGCATAGACCCAAATAGCACTAAAAACAACATCCACGGAAAGAATATTGAAAGCAGTACTGGGAATGAAAAGCGGTTGAGTGAATCAAAAAGTGAAG ATGCTCCAGTTAAGGTCTCAGCGAAGTCACAATTGCATGAGGTCTGCGCTGCAAAAAATTGGAAGCCTCCTTTGTTCGAGTGCTTCAAAGAAGAGGGACCAGACCACTTTAAATT GTTCACCTACAAGGTGACTTTTGTTATAGAATCCTCGAAAACCTTTTTGGAGAGCTTCAGTGCTCCTCAGCCTACGAAAAAAACAGCAGCAGAGCATGCAGCTGAAGGGGCATTGTGGTACTTGAATCATTTGGGCTATTTTCCAATCCAGAAATGA
- the LOC123217868 gene encoding ribonuclease 3-like protein 1 isoform X1, translating into MEKRSYNPQKIKLDLKHVPPLDPSIITPSSKVKYEKHRPNSGVFAPRVVKAWPKEGAKVAEFDDASKLRQNLKVGGASFCSTKCIDPNSTKNNIHGKNIESSTGNEKRLSESKSEDAPVKVSAKSQLHEVCAAKNWKPPLFECFKEEGPDHFKLIATFCETYCFRLCECCKISQAVPNMKCCKQVHLQGDFCYRILENLFGELQCSSAYEKNSSRACS; encoded by the exons ATGGAAAAGAGAAGCTACAacccacaaaaaataaaactcgaTCTGAAACATGTTCCTCCTCTAGATCCTTCAATCATCACCCCATCATCCAAG GTTAAGTATGAGAAACACAGACCAAATTCAGGAGTTTTTGCGCCTCGAGTGGTAAAGGCTTGGCCTAAAGAGGGAGCGAAAGTTGCTGAATTTGACGATGCCTCAAAACTACGGCAAAATTTGAAGGTTGGAGGTGCAAGTTTTTGTTCTACAAAGTGCATAGACCCAAATAGCACTAAAAACAACATCCACGGAAAGAATATTGAAAGCAGTACTGGGAATGAAAAGCGGTTGAGTGAATCAAAAAGTGAAG ATGCTCCAGTTAAGGTCTCAGCGAAGTCACAATTGCATGAGGTCTGCGCTGCAAAAAATTGGAAGCCTCCTTTGTTCGAGTGCTTCAAAGAAGAGGGACCAGACCACTTTAAATT GATTGCTACTTTTTGCGAAACTTATTGCTTTAGGTTGTGTGAATGCTGTAAGATTTCCCAGGCTGTGCCTAATATGAAATGCTGTAAACAGGTTCACCTACAAGGTGACTTTTGTTATAGAATCCTCGAAAACCTTTTTGGAGAGCTTCAGTGCTCCTCAGCCTACGAAAAAAACAGCAGCAGAGCATGCAGCTGA
- the LOC123217868 gene encoding ribonuclease 3-like protein 1 isoform X3 → MEKRSYNPQKIKLDLKHVPPLDPSIITPSSKVKYEKHRPNSGVFAPRVVKAWPKEGAKVAEFDDASKLRQNLKVGGASFCSTKCIDPNSTKNNIHGKNIESSTGNEKRLSESKSEDAPVKVSAKSQLHEVCAAKNWKPPLFECFKEEGPDHFKLNPVVTALTAGLLLFAKLIALGCVNAVRFPRLCLI, encoded by the exons ATGGAAAAGAGAAGCTACAacccacaaaaaataaaactcgaTCTGAAACATGTTCCTCCTCTAGATCCTTCAATCATCACCCCATCATCCAAG GTTAAGTATGAGAAACACAGACCAAATTCAGGAGTTTTTGCGCCTCGAGTGGTAAAGGCTTGGCCTAAAGAGGGAGCGAAAGTTGCTGAATTTGACGATGCCTCAAAACTACGGCAAAATTTGAAGGTTGGAGGTGCAAGTTTTTGTTCTACAAAGTGCATAGACCCAAATAGCACTAAAAACAACATCCACGGAAAGAATATTGAAAGCAGTACTGGGAATGAAAAGCGGTTGAGTGAATCAAAAAGTGAAG ATGCTCCAGTTAAGGTCTCAGCGAAGTCACAATTGCATGAGGTCTGCGCTGCAAAAAATTGGAAGCCTCCTTTGTTCGAGTGCTTCAAAGAAGAGGGACCAGACCACTTTAAATT AAACCCTGTGGTTACTGCATTGACTGCAGGATTGCTACTTTTTGCGAAACTTATTGCTTTAGGTTGTGTGAATGCTGTAAGATTTCCCAGGCTGTGCCTAATATGA
- the LOC123218934 gene encoding uncharacterized protein LOC123218934, which translates to MSISSWLCTNSTKNMVVKVVHPGGHVELHDRPVLAAEIMLRNPKCMVAYPHVFQQPWAVLAPETTLTLGKKYFVVPVGTIRKLQRSSFKHSTPPVEANGSTETPKDMKHASDEGDFVNKDSSDARRVNVSKDKCFMSLIARIKNQGNCEDSSRGTRSSSSFASSETKGNARKRNNYFTRSSPSPNRRANIDHWQPNLESITEE; encoded by the coding sequence ATGTCAATTTCAAGCTGGCTCTGCACTAACAGCACCAAGAACATGGTGGTCAAGGTGGTTCATCCCGGCGGCCATGTAGAGCTCCATGACCGGCCGGTGCTCGCGGCTGAGATTATGCTGCGAAACCCCAAGTGCATGGTCGCCTATCCACACGTGTTTCAACAACCATGGGCAGTTCTTGCTCCGGAGACCACACTAACCCTAGGGAAAAAGTATTTTGTTGTGCCTGTGGGCACCATACGGAAGCTCCAGCGAAGTTCTTTTAAGCATTCCACTCCCCCAGTTGAAGCAAATGGGAGCACTGAAACTCCTAAAGATATGAAACATGCTAGTGATGAGGGAGACTTTGTTAACAAGGACAGCTCTGATGCTAGGAGAGTTAATGTTTCGAAGGATAAGTGCTTCATGAGCCTTATTGCGAGGATAAAAAATCAGGGCAACTGTGAAGATTCAAGCAGGGGAACAAGATCATCGAGCAGCTTTGCTTCTTCTGAGACAAAGGGAAATGCTAGGaagagaaataattattttacaagaaGTTCACCATCACCAAACAGACGTGCAAATATTGATCACTGGCAACCAAATCTAGAAAGCATCACTGAAGAGTGA
- the LOC123218320 gene encoding probable receptor-like protein kinase At1g80640 gives MEMKLLVMILPMWACFYSLFSFVLAARQDTTVSNIFSSGFVVVKEPISQFSAKMEAQSPGNSEVRIVHHQDLNKKILIALVVASTLLGVLFLLFLYFWIYRLKTLKNSNGKSKQNFDSGRGLSLSPIMGRFNSLRTTGKTDAVAVIEYQYIEAATNNFCENNVLGQGGRGRVYKARFNEKSLAAVKRIDDRGQDAEREFENELNWLTKFQHQNIISLFGYCIHNETRFLVYEMMQNGSLENQLHGPTHGSDLTWHLRMKIAVDVARGLEYLHEHCNPPVVHRDLKSSNILLDSNFNAKLSDFGLAVTGGTQSKNVKLSGTLGYVAPEYLLEGKLTDKSDVYAFGVVLLELLMGRRPVEKTSPSQCQSVVTWAMPQLTDRSKLPKLMDPVIRDKMDLKHLYQVAAVAVLCIQPEPSYRPLITDVLHSLIPLVPTELGGSLRVA, from the exons ATGGAAATGAAGCTTCTTGTAATGATTCTACCCATGTGGGcttgtttttattctttgttCTCATTTGTCCTTGCTGCCAGACAGGACACAACTGTTTCCAACATTTTTAGTTCTGGTTTTGTTGTTGTGAAGGAACCCATTTCTCAGTTTTCTGCAAAAATGGAAGCTCAATCTCCAG GAAATTCTGAGGTTAGAATAGTGCACCACCAAGACCTGAACAAGAAAATACTTATAGCGCTTGTTGTTGCTTCCACTCTTCTTGGTGTTCTATTTCTGctctttttatacttttggATCTATAGATTGAAAACATTGAAGAATTCCAACGGAAAAAGCAAGCAGAACTTTG ATTCCGGCCGAGGACTTTCATTGAGTCCAATAATGGGGCGATTTAATTCTTTGAGGACAACAGGCAAGACGGATGCAGTTGCTGTCATTGAGTATCAGTATATAGAAGCTGCCACAAACAATTTCTGTGAAAATAATGTACTGGGACAGGGAGGTCGTGGGCGAGTCTATAAAGCTCGTTTCAATGAAAAATCCCTTGCTGCAGTGAAGAGAATTGATGATAGAGGGCAGGATGCTGAAAGAGAATTCGAG AATGAGCTGAACTGGTTAACTAAATTCCAGCATCAGAAcattatttctctttttggtTACTGCATCCATAATGAAACAAGGTTTCTTGTATATGAAATGATGCAAAATGGCTCTTTGGAGAACCAATTGCATG GACCTACTCATGGATCTGATCTAACATGGCATCTGCGAATGAAAATTGCTGTTGACGTAGCACG AGGACTAGAATACCTGCATGAGCACTGCAACCCTCCTGTAGTCCACAGAGATCTGAAATCGTCTAACATTCTTCTTGATTCCAACTTTAATGCAAAG CTTTCAGATTTTGGCCTTGCAGTGACTGGTGGAACCCAAAGCAAGAATGTAAAGCTTTCTGGAACGCTGGGCTATGTTGCCCCAGAGTACCTGTTAGAGG GTAAACTAACTGATAAGAGTGATGTATATGCCTTTGGAGTTGTATTGCTGGAGCTTCTGATGGGAAGAAGGCCGGTGGAGAAGACGTCACCAAGTCAATGCCAATCAGTAGTCACATGG GCCATGCCTCAGCTCACTGACCGATCAAAGCTTCCCAAGCTCATGGATCCTGTAATTAGAGACAAAATGGATTTAAAGCACTTATATCAG GTTGCTGCTGTGGCAGTGCTATGTATACAACCTGAACCAAGTTACAGGCCATTGATAACGGACGTTCTACATTCGCTCATTCCCCTTGTACCTACTGAGCTTGGAGGATCACTACGAGTCGCATAA